The genomic window GTTCGTAAGCGAGCGTATGGATATGGTCTTGATATCGTGAGTTCAGGAAGGATATCTTTTTGGATTTATAATTCTGCCGGCACTCTTTTCAGGGCGCAATCTCCGCTTGCCTATAATAACAATGTGTGGCACCATGCAGTTGGTGTTTACGACGGTTCCACAGTTAAGTTATATATAGATGGTAATCAGGTTGCCTCAGCAAGTGCCGGGACGATCTTTTACGGGGCGGGAGGAATTGCAATAGGCCGTGATGGAAATTCCAGCGGTTCTTATTTCGGAGGTTTGTTAGATGGGATAAGCATCTATGATCAGGCGTTGAGTTCGCAGGACGTAATGAATTTATTTAATAACCCCGGATTGTTCGATGCAACGCCACCCACCGTGAGCGCAACGAGCCCGGCCAATAATGAGACGGGAGTGGAACTCAATAGTCCCGTCACTGCCACGTTTAGCGAGACGATGAATGCATCGACCATAAATGCGGCCACGTTCACCGTAAACAGCGGGAATGGCCATATTGACGGGACGGTGTCCTACAGTGGAGTCGTGGCCACCTTTACACCCACAAGCAATTTGACGTACGGTGTTACCTACACGGCAACGATTACCACGGCCGTAAAGGATGCTGCCGGCAATGCACTAGCTGCAAACTACACGTGGAGCTTTACCGCAGGACCGCCTGGTTCAATAATACCTTCAGTAATCAAAACCCTTCCCGTTAGTAATGCAGCCAATGTGGCAGTTAACAGCGCTATCAACGTTATATTCAGCCAGGTGATGGATGCATCAACTATTAATACGTCCACATTTACCGTAAGTGACGGGAACACCAATATCGAGGGGATGGTTTCCTGTAGTGGAATGACGGCCACCTTTACTCCATCAGGCAGTTTGGCGTATGCCGCCCCCTATACCGTAACGATCACCACGGGGGTAAGGAGTTCATCAGGCAGCGCCATGGCTGAGGATTATACGTGGGGCTTTACTGCTGTGAGTGCACAGGAGGAAATGATACCCGACTGGACAAATGTACTCTATAGCCCATTTCAACTCGTGTCTCCAACGGAGGTTACCAATCCGGTACAGAAGGGAAGCGACGTAACAGAGTATCCGGCAGATATGGTTGCAGATACGTTTCTTTTTTACGAGAACAATACCTGGTATATGTTCAATGAAATCTTAGGCAGTGGACATAATGGTGATCTTGCTGTTTCTCTGAGTTCCGATGGATTGCACTGGACGTATCAACAGTTTGTGCTTGATGAGCCTCATCATCTTTCATACCCCCAGGTATTTAAATTTGGCGGTGAGTATTATATGCTGCCGGAGACGTCTGCCGTCAATGAAATAAAACTCTACAAGTCTACGGATTTCCCCTATACCTGGACACCCGTGTCTGTCCTTATCAGTGGCAAGGCATTTGTTGATTCATCCATCTTCCGATATAACGGTAAGTGGTGGATCTTTACGGGTAATGCAACGATTAGTGATTGTTATTTGTATTATTCTGACAATCTGACCAGCGGGTGGATTGAGCATCCCATGAGTCCGCTTGTAACTGGCGATCCCAATAAGACGCGGCCTGCCGGGAGGGCCTTTGTGTACGACAACAACCGGGTCATTCGAACCGCGCAGAACGGCGAATTCGTGAGGGTCTTTGAGGTTGATACCCTGACGACGACACAATATGCGGAGCATGAGATACCCGAGAGCCCCATTCTGAATAAAAGCGGGAGTGGTTGGAATGCAACGGGTATGCATCAGTTCGACCCGTGGTGGACGGGAAATCACTGGATTTGTTCGGTTGATGGGAGAAGCGGTAGTTATAATACCTGGTCTGCGGGGATATACCTTTCATCACAACCGTCTTCTCCGAATGGCATTATTAATAGCCCTGCTGCTAATGTGACGATCGACAAAGGGGATTCAGTGCTATTTTCCGGCACGGGGAGTGATCTGGGCGGTAATCTGCCGCTGGGTTACCGGTGGAAGTTCGGTCCGGGTTCCGGAATTCCTGATTCCCTGCTGGAGGATCCTGGTCTAACGCAGTTCAATATCGCGGGCACTTTTACGGTTAGCTTTACCGTCACGGATGCCCTGGGAATTTATGATCCTACCCCCGGGATACGGACCATTTCCGTTCTCGGCGCCTCTACTCCGATTCCGATGACGAACTGGAGTCTGTGGTATGTGGACAGCCAGGAGTCGGTAGGGGAGAATGCACCGGCAGTCAATGCCTTTGATGAGAATCCCGGTACGTACTGGCATACGAAATGGTTTCAGGGTTCTGATCCATTGCCCCATGAGATTCAGATAAATCTGGGGGCGGTGTATAATGTCAGTGGTTTCAGATATTTACCGCGCACAGATGATGAGGATAATGGCCGGATTAAGCACTGGGAGTTCTACGTGAGTATGGATGGGACGAATTGGGAGAGTGCAGTGGCTACGGGGATTTTTGTTAATGATGCCCTGGAAAAGGAGGTCTTTTTTCCGCAAAAGGCAGGGCAATATGTGCGCCTGAGGGCGTTGTCCGAGGTTAATAATAATCCGTGGACATCCATGGCAGAGATTACCGTATTGCAAAGCCAGTAATCACCCTTTTGCCGAAGGGATTAGTTCAGGCATTTATACTGATTGCTTTGGTGAACGCATAAAGAAAGCCATCCCTGTCAGGGTATAAAACCCCGACAGGGATGATTTGCTAATCTCATGCTTTGGATCGTATTGTTTCCGGCCTGTTCTGGTTTGGTTGCCATTCGGCGTATTTTCAAATCCCACCGGGATTTTTTCTCTTCCGTATTCTTTTTCGTTTCATTTCATTGCAGCAGTTCTGAGGTAACCATTATTATTTTTACTCTCTCTTCGAAGGTTTCCAATAAATCACCGGCTTCTTATGGAAGGGGTAAATCAGGATACGCTGGAGAATCAATTTGCAGTTGATAAATACCGTAACAAACATTACAATCTTCCATACGCCGATATTCAGTTGGAGTCAAATCCCGCAAATAATCTTCATGATTGTTTAGTATAGCTCATATGGTTTTTCAGAAGCGTACCATAAATAACCCAGTGTCGCCCACCGCAGCAAACCTCACCTCTTATTTGACTGAACTTACGAAGAAGTAAGGAGGAAGTAAAAAAATATGAAATAAGAAAGATTGAGCACTGCAAAACGATAGGAAAGTAATTTTAATCAGGGTAAATTTGTTTTATACGGGCATGGATTCCCTTCAAACCAAGAATATCTCTTGTGGAGGTTTTAAAAAAAAGATACTTTACCGATTATCATCAGGACGATTTTTTAAAATATGAAAATTAAACTTACAAAAGAGACAGTTTTTTTCCCGTTAGGAATAGTATTTATTTTTGCTGGCATAATTTGTAATACCTGGTTACTTGCCCGGTTTAGCCCTGACGGCATCTTTGATTTCTCAACAAAATTAAAAATCTGGATTATCGAAGTTTTTTGTATTGCGGTTGGTTTCTGCCTTATCAAATATAGATCTTCCATTAAACTGCCCAGATATCGGGAAATACTATTTTCCTTCGTAACGTTTCTCTTGTTTATCCTTCTTTTCGAAGGGGGATTACGGGTTTTTTATTTCATTAAACATAAGACAAAAGAGAGCGAGATGGACTTTGCAGATTATCTTGGTTGGGAAAGTACTCCGGATAATTTCTGGAAGCGGGAGGTCAAAGGATACGGAGAGATAAAATATTCCACGACAAGATATGGTTTTCGGGTATTTGGTGATGTTGATAGCAAAAAAACGAAAATATTTGTTATTGGGGATTCATTTACCCAGGGTACGACAGTTTCTGACGGAGAAACCTATTATGATTATTTAAGAAAAAGCAATGAAGATATCGAAATATTTACTTATGCCTGTGGCGGATATGGTTCATTGCAGGAGTATATGATCCTTGACAAATACTATGATGTAATTAAGCCGCACGTAATTCTGTGGCAGTTTTGCAGCAACGACATCATTAATAATGACTTTGATCTTGAATCTGCCAGTTTTCGAAACAACAATCAAATGAGAAGGCCGTACCTGCAGGATGGCAAAATTAAATGGTTATATCCAAAGCAAAAGAGCGGGTGGTTAGTTCAAACTTCGTATTTATTGCGCCTCCTGGACATTAAAATGAATATCCTGAGAGCAGAAAAATATGGTTCCATAGAAGACACCTTATCAAATACGCACCCCTTATTTATAAGGGCTGCAAAGACTACCGGCGAAATAATGAGCTCGGTGAAAAAGAGGGCATCTGATGTCCCAATAGTAGCCTTCTCAACGGATAAACCAACATGGTTAGGGGATACCTATTTTGAAATTTGCGAAAAGAATGGTATACATTATATTCCTGGTATACCAGAAGCCATGGAGGAGGCGAAACGGAATGGTATAATCATTGATTATCCACCGTATGATGCACACTGGAATAAAATTGGTCATGTAATTGCCGGAAAAATTATTCTCAAGTATTTCATTGAAAATAAATTTATTCATTCCTCACCAGTAAAGATTCAATGGGAATAGATAATTTTTTTGTTTCGTACAAAGGATAAAGGAACACAAATTCTGTTGCCATGGAGAGAAGGCATGAACATTTTAGGAATCTCGGCATTTTATCACGATAGTGCGGCTTGTCTGGTTCAGGACGGCCGAATTGTATCTGCTGCACAAGAGGAACGTTTTACCCGAAAAAAGCACGACTTTTCTTTTCCAACGAATGCAATACAGTACTGTTTGCAGGAAAGCGGATTGAAAGTAGAGGATCTGGATTTTGTCGCCTTTTATGATAAGCCTTTTCTCAAGTTTGAGCGTATCCTGATGACCTATCTTGCCTATGCACCCGTTGGAATTCGGTCGTTTATTAAGGCGATGCCGTTATGGATAAAGCAGAAAATCTGGATGAAGGAGTTTATTAAAAAAGAGCTCGATTTTGCGGGCAAGATCATCTTTCCCGAGCATCACGAATCACATGCCGCGTCCGCCTTTTTTCCTTCGCCCTTTCAGGAGGCTGCCGTTCTTACCCTGGATGGGGTTGGCGAATGGGCGACTACAAGCTATGGAATCGGTAAAGATAATAAAATAGATATTCTTGCAGAAATTCATTTTCCCCATTCTTTGGGTCTGCTGTATTCAGCGTTTACCTATTATACGGGATTTAAGGTCAATTCTGGTGAATACAAGGTGATGGGGTTGGCGCCCTATGGGGAGCCAAAGTACAAGGGTATCATCCTCTCTGAGTTGATGGATTTGAAGGAAGACGGCTCTTTTAAACTGAATATGAAATACTTTAATTATTGTGCAGGCTTAACCATGACAAACAAAAGGTTCGATAAGTTATTTGGTGGTCCGCCCCGAAAACCGGAATCGTTATTGACCCAGCGCGAGATGGATTTGGCCCGTTCTGTGCAGGAAGTAACGGAAGAAGTGATGATGCGTGTTACGCGGCATGTTTACAAGGAGACGGGTCAAAAAAATCTCTGTATGGCAGGTGGCGTGGCGTTGAATTGCGTCGGCAACGGAAAGATTGTGCGGGAAGGGCCTTTTGAGAATATCTGGATACAACCTTCCGCTGGTGACGCAGGTGGTGCGCTGGGAGCGGCAATGTTTGTATGGTATCAATATCTGGAAAATAAGAGAACCGCAGATAACAAAAAAGATTTTCAGCGCGGGTCGTATCTTGGTCCCGAGTATGAGGACAAATCTATATCCGATTATCTAAGGAAAAACAAGATACCGTTTACTGAAATCTCGAATGAAGACATCCCGGAAAAAATTGCAGATTTAATTGCGGAGCAAAAGGTTATTGGCTGGTTTCAGGGCCGGATGGAGTTTGGCCCCAGGGCGCTGGGGAGCCGGTCGATTATTGGAGATGCGCGTTCTCCGAAAATGCAGGAAGTGATGAATCTGAAGACAAAATTTCGTGAAAGCTTCCGTCCCTTTGCCCCATCAGTGATAAAAGAGAGGGTTTCCGACTTCTTTGAGTTCGATAAGGAAAGCCCTTATATGCTCTTGGTTGCGCCCGTAAAAAAAGAGATTCGACGGGAGATGTCGGAAGAAGAGGTAAAGCTCTTCGGTATTGACAAATTGAATGTCGTCCGTTCCAGTATCCCTGCGGTTACCCATATCGATTACTCGGCGCGGATTCAGACGGTTGATAAGGATGTTAATCCTTTATTTTATCGTACGATAGCGGCATTTGATAAAAAGTACGGCTGTCCGGTAATTATTAATACATCCTTTAATGTCAGGGGTGAACCGATTGTATGTACCCCGGAAGATGCATATCTGTGTTTTATGAGAACAAATATGGATTACCTGATTCTGGGTAACTTTTTAATCGAAAAGAAAGAGCAAAAACCGCTGGACAAAGACATCGACTGGCTCAAGAAATATGAGCTGGATTAGAAAATAGTGCCTGCAGAGAACACTCTGGGGCTTAATGACGGAGAGAAAAAGAGATGATTGTGGAAGAACTAAAAAACATCAAAAGCAGCAAGAAAGAATTACGGAAATTTGGAATAACCATGGGTGCGGTTCTTGTGGTAATTGGCGGATTACTTTGGTGGCGCGGGAAAGATTATTACTCCTGTCTGTTTATTCCTTCCGCTGTTTTGTTCTTTCTTGGTTTGATCATTCCCTTTCTCTTAAAACCCGTTCACAAGATGTGGATGGGATTGGCCGTCCTCATGAGTTGGTTTATGACGCGGGTGATCTTGAGTATATTATTCTATCTTGGACTTACACCCATGGGTTTCGTGGCAAGGCTGTTTGGTAAGGATTTTTTAAGATTAAAATTTGATAAACAGGCTACGGATAGCTATTGGATTCTGAAAGAAAAAGGAAAAGATAGGGATACCTATGAAAAACAGTTCTAAGTGCCTGAAAAGCTTCGTGTGAAAATTATTATAGCAAATCTCCTCGTATCTTTTGCGAACTTCTTGGTTTTTCTGGTGACTTTAGAGGTGGTACTCCGCACGACACATCTGTTCGGGGCAAGAATTTCATGGTCAGAACCATAACCTGATTTTCCTGGCGCTAACAGGGCATCAATTGAATGAAGATCATGAACTTAATGAATGAACTATTGATATTTCAGAAGGAGGTAATGAATGGGTAAAATTTCCATTATTAGGGAATTTTGGTCTTTTTTAAGAGTCCGCAAAAAATGGTGGCTGGCGCCGATTGTTATGTTCCTGATACTGCTGGGTGCATTGATCATTTTTACCCAAGGTTCCGCGCTAGCCCCCTTTATTTACGCACTGTTTTAAAGAAGATTATAATAAAAAAACCAAAAAATGCGTTTCGTAAAACGGGTCTTTTATTGAGTTGATAATTCATTAACTTGGTCTCTGTTTGCTGGAAAAATTTAAAACCATAAATTGCATAATAGGCAAGAATAACAATTGCAGTAATTGCGTGTTCTCGATTGTGGCACTTGTGAAAAATAATATTCTAAATAAAATATAATTTGTCTATAACAATGAAAATTCTATTGATTAATAAATCTTTATACCCCAAAGGTGGTGATGCCATAAGTACCATTACTACAGGTAATTTATTATATTCTAAAGGTCATGAGGTTATGTTTTGGGGAATGGCACATCCTTTAAACCCAGAATATCCATATAAAGACTGTTTTGTTTCTTGTATTGATTTCAACGATCCGGGAACTGTGAAAAATCAAATAAAGATGGCCGTGAACATGCTTTATTCATTCGAAGCAAAAAAAAATATTGAAAAACTTATGAAAATTGAAAGACCGGATATTGTACATCTTAATAATTTTGCACATCAGATATCGCCATCGATTTTGCATGTATTTAAAAAATACAAAATTCCTGTTGTAATGACAATGCGCGACTATAAATTAATATGCCCTACGTATACCATGGTATTAAATGATAAGCCTTGTGAAAGGTGTAGAAATGGAAGGTACTATCAATGCTCTATTAATAAATGTACAAAAAATTCTCTTCTTAAAAGTTTACTTAATACCATGGAAATGTACCTGCATCATAATATTATGCATATTTATGATTTGATAGATGTTTATATTTCGCCAAGTAAATTCCTAAAATCAAAGTGTGAGGAGATGGGATTTAAAGGAAAGATTGTTTATCTGCCGAATTTTGTAAGGGTTGAAGACTTTAATCCACAATATGATTGGCTGGAGAGCTCAATCGTCTATTTTGGACGATTGTCTGAAGAAAAAGGGTTATTTACTTTAATTGAGGCAGTAAAAGATATTCAAGGTATTACTTTAAAAATTATTGGTGAAGGACCTCTAAGAGAACGTTTGGAGTTGGAGGTTAGAAATAGTGGGATAAGAAATATAGAATTCTTAGGATATAAAGGTGGGAAAGAATTAAAGGAAGAGATAAGAAAGGCTATGTTTGTGGTGTATCCATCCGAATGGTATGAAAATAATCCACGATCAATCATTGAAGGTTTTGCCCTTGGTAAGCCTGCTCTTGGTGCAAGGATAGGAGGTATTCCTGAATTAGTAAAAGACAATGAAACTGGGGTAACTTTTGAATCCGGAAATGGAGAGGATTTGAAAGCGAAAATTGAATACTTAAGAAAAAACCCGAATAAAATTGTAGAGATGGGAAAAACCGCCAGGGTTTTTGTTGAACAGGAATTGAATGATGAAAAGCATTACGAGAAATTGATGGAAATTTATCAGAAGACGCTTGAAGGAAATTACGCCATGTCCACCTAAGAGAATAGTATGGATGTTCTGTGTCTTGTGAAGGTAAATTTTTGCTATGGGTTTTGGTGGTTGCTCTAGTTATACGAATGTAACATAAAACAGAAGGAAAAGGTAAATGGAAGCAGCTATTATTACAACGTATAGATGTCCAAATAAGTGCCACATGTGTAATGTCTGGAAGTATCCCACAAAACGAGAAGAGGAATTTAGGCCATCCATTTTAGAAAAACTGCCTCAGCTTGATTTTGCGAATGTTACCGGTGGGGAGCCATTCGTAAGAGAAGATATTGATGAGATCGTTCATACTTTGGGGAAAAAGGCAAAAAGAATTGTGATAAGTACGAGTGGATTTTTTACGGAAAAGATTCTGGATATCGCCAGAAAAAACAAGAATATTGGTATAAGAATAAGCATTGAAGGTTTGCCCGCTGCAAATGATGAACTCAGGGGAGTTAAGGATGGATTTGACCATGGACTAAGGACGTTACTTGAACTCCAAAGAATGGGGATTAAGGATATAGGATTTGGTATTACTGTTTCAGATAGAAATGCCAGGGATATGATCGAGCTATATCAATTAGCTAAAGGAATGAATGTTGAATTTGCAACAGCTGCCGTACATAATTCTTTCTATTTTCACAAATACGATAATCAGATAACGAAAAAAGACGAAGCTATTGCCTGCTTCGAGGCGCTGATAAGGGATTTGTTAAAAGGGAAACGAATCAAAAACTGGTACCGTGCCTATTTTAATTACGGATTGATTAATTATATAAAAGGAAACAAGCGGTTGCTTCCCTGTGAGGCAGGGAGTGAAAATTTTTTTTTAGACCCCTGGGGTGAGATTAGACCCTGCAATGGAATGGAAGAAACTTGTTGGTTTGATAGTATGGGGAATCTCAACAAAGAATCCTTCGAAGAAATATGGAATGGAGAGAGAGCAAGACAGGTAAGAGAAAAGGTTAAAACCTGTCCCAAGAACTGCTGGATGATTGGTACTGCAGCGCCAGTTATGAAGAAATATTTTATAAAGCCAACATCCTGGATAATACAAAACAAGATCAGGATGATAATGGGAAAATGCCCTGAGGTATAGAACATAATCCTTTGTAATTCGAGAGTTATAAGTTTGTGCAATAACTTAAATTCTCAATTTATTCTCTTGTCTTTTTTGTATATTGGGTAAATTTTGAATATTTCTCCTCTGTCTCAATAGGTAAACGTACAAAAATATGGCAATGCCCCATCCGCTTTTACACAGGTTTTAATCATAATCCACTGACTTGGCGGAAAATTTTATTTGTACTGATTTTTGCAATGCGCGATTATATCGATCACAAACCCATGGCCAAACTTAAAATCGTTGTCCTGGGAACCCGTGGTTTTCCTAATGTTCAGGGTGGAGTGGAAGAACATTGCAGGAATTTATACCCTCGTTTAGTGAAGCGCGGCTGCGATGTCGTTGTGCTTACCAGAAAGCCCTATGTTGATCCAAATCTTGCAACATACGAAGATGTTCATTTAATCCCTCTGTCCTGTCCAAAGAATAAATTCCTTGAAGCGTTTACCCATACGTTTCTTGGAATTTTTTTCGCAAAAAAGATGCATCCCGATCTCATTCATGTTCACGCAGTTGGACCAGCCCTGTTTATACCGGTTGCCCGTTTTCTAGGATTAAAAGTGGTAATGACAAATCACGGGCCCGATTATCAAAGAAAGAAGTGGAATAAACTGGCAAAAATGAGCTTAAAACTTGGTGAAAGGTTAGGTAGTCGATGGGCAAATGCTATAATTTGTATTTCCGAATCGATTGCTGAAGCTATTAGAAAGGAATATAATCGTGAGGTAACAGTTATTCCTAATGGCGTAACGATACCGGAAGTCTTACAAACAGATGATACTCTCAGAAAATATGGTTTGCAAAAAGGGAAGTATATCCTTGCCGTTGGCCGTCTCGTTCCGGAAAAAGGCTTCCATGATCTGATGGATGCGTTTAACTATTTTCAACCCCCAAAGTATCAATTTCTGAATGATGGCTGGAAATTGGCTATCGTTGGTAGCGCCGACCATGAAGATCAATATAGCCTTGATTTAAAAGAAAAGGCGAGAAAAAACTGCGATATTGTTTTAACAGGATTTTTAGCGGGAAAATCGTTATCGGAGTTATACAGCCATGCAGGCCTTTTTGTTTTACCTTCTTATCATGAAGGACTACCCATTGTTTTACTTGAGGCGATGATTTACGGTTTATCCTGTATTGCTTCTGATATACCAGCCAATCGAAACGTGGAATTATCTGAGAACAGGTTCTTTAAGGTAGGAGATCCTGAAGCACTTGCAATAACAATGAAAGAATTTGTTGGGAAACCAACAAATGAAAATGAAAGAAGAAAACAAATAGATACGATTGCTGAAAAATTTGATTGGGAAAAGATAGCAGAAAAGACACTGAAAGTATTTACGGATGCAATTGGAGGCAAAAAGTAAAAGCATTATTGAAATTAAGATATTGGTAACACTTTAGTTCTTTAAAAAGGTAACAAGCGATTTTGTATAATACCTAACACGAACGAGTGGGTTAAAATAACTATTTGCTTATTATTGTATACTACGTTTGCAAGTTACTAAAACACAAAACTTTTCCGACTCGTTCGGGTTAGGTTACATTGTCCTTGATGCTCTGCCTTGAAAATCTCTTAACCTCTTCGCATGTCGTCTCTACCCAAGTATCTGTCTGATAAGCTTATGATAGTTGGAGAAATCATCCAATCGATCATAGTCTGCTTCCAACCCTAATCTCACTGCCGATAAGACCAGGATATGCCACAATTCCATCCCATATCTCCCCGTCTTTTTCTCCCCCTTCAGCACCTTCTCCTCTAAAATCTTGAATACCTCTTCGTTCAATTCCGGGGTAATGTAGATATATTGCAATGCCCTCAATATCGGCGGTAGCTCATCCCCGCTTTTTAACGGTAGTTTTACTTCTGAAATGGATATGACTCCCAGCTTCCTCTGCTGCTCAAATCGCTTTCTCATCTTTTCACGAATGTCCTTTGCCTTTTTTGTTTATGCGTCGAATATGAGGACTCTTCCTCCTAAGAATCCCTTCATTTTCACCCTATTTTACCCTTTTGTCCGTAAATATTCAACGACTTTCATGAATACCTTTCACCTGCTTAGCCTTATTTTACAGGGCTTTTTAGTGTTTTCGTTCAAACACCAGATAGTTCCTAACCCGACATTCGCAATTCGCGTCCAAAAAAGGTTATTTTTGTGCAGGTATCGCCTGGAACCCCTTGAAATTCAAGGGGTGAATTTTCAAAACGGCTTGTAGTGCCGACCTACCCTATTGACGTCTTCACGGTGTCGTGAGAAAATGTTGGCATGTTTCTCCGGGAAAAGACACGAACGAAGGATGGGAAAACCCACCGTTATTGGAGCGTGGTAGAGAACCGCCGGGTCAGCGGAAGAAGGGTGGTGCAGCGGCAGGTTCTCTCTTTGGGAGAACTCAATGACAATCAACGGGCTGGGTGGGTTTGGACGATAGAGGTGGTGTCGGGTAAAGAACCCAGGCCAAGACAACTGGCGTTGTTTCCCCGGACGACCAGGAAGCCATGCCGATACCGGATGGTGAGACCGTTCGGGTGAGGTTGGACAAAATAGAGCTGCGCCATCCACGGGAGTGGGGAGCAAGCTGGTTGGGATTGTATGTATGGAATATGCTGGAACTGGACACATTCTGGAGGATGCGTCTGCCGTCAAGCCGGAAGGGAACAAGCTGGCTGAATATCCTGAAGGCGCTTGTCTGTTACCGGTTGACCGATCCGGGAAGCGAATTTCGTTTTCACCGTGAGTGGTACGTGCGGAGCGCAATAGGCGATCTGCTGGGAGAGGATTATTCCCTGGCGCAGAAGGACAAGGCGTATCGTTGTTTGGATTTGTTGCTTGAGCATCGGGACGAGTTGTTTGCCTATTTAAAGGAGAAGTGGGGAAAACTCTTTGGGGCGAAGTACGATGTGCTGCTGTATGATTTGACGAGTACGTATTTTGAGAGTGAACCGCCACCGGCTGGATCGGGGAGTAAGAAGCGGTTTGGATATAGCCGGGACAAACGTTCGGATTGCGTGCAGGTGGTAGTGGCGTTGGTGTTGACGCCGGAAGGATTTCCCGTAGCCTACGAAGTGTATCCGGGCAATACCAGAGACACCGCAACGCTGGAGGAATTTCTGGATCGGATTGAAAAGCAGTATGGGAAATTCCGGCGCACCTGGCTTATGGATCGCGGTATTCCAACGGAGGAGATGTTGGAAAAGATGCGTGAGCGCGGGATTGATTATTTGGTTGTGACTCCGAAGGGGCATTTGACGAGAGTAGAAAAACCGCTACTCGAACAAACCTGGATGCGGGCGAGGGAGAGCGTCCGCGTGAAAGTTCTTCGGCAGGAATCGGAGTTTTACGTTTACGTGGAAAGCCATGACCGGGTGTCTAAGGAGCGTGCCATGCGTAGGCGCAGGCTCAAACGTTTGTGGATGGGTCTGCGCGAACTTCGCAATCGAAAAGCCCTCACGCGCGATGACCTGCTCATGCATATTGGCGCGTTAAAGAAAGAAGCCGGACGCGACTACAGACTGGTCACCATCTCCATTCCCAAACCGCAGGAGCCGGTCAATGAGAATACGTTCCGGTTCAGTTTGGATCGGGAACGCCTGAGGCAGGCGTATCGGCGCGAGGGGCGTTATTTGCTTCGTTCCAACATGCAGGCCACCGCGCCAGAAACCGTCTGGGAAAATTATTTGCTGTTGACGCGAATTGAACAGGCATTTAAGGACTTGAAGGGATCACTTCCCATCCGCCCCATCTGGCACCAATAGAAAGCGTCGGGGAGGGAAAGGAAGAGGCCGAGGTGCAGACCAT from Candidatus Brocadia sp. includes these protein-coding regions:
- a CDS encoding glycosyltransferase family 4 protein, whose protein sequence is MRDYIDHKPMAKLKIVVLGTRGFPNVQGGVEEHCRNLYPRLVKRGCDVVVLTRKPYVDPNLATYEDVHLIPLSCPKNKFLEAFTHTFLGIFFAKKMHPDLIHVHAVGPALFIPVARFLGLKVVMTNHGPDYQRKKWNKLAKMSLKLGERLGSRWANAIICISESIAEAIRKEYNREVTVIPNGVTIPEVLQTDDTLRKYGLQKGKYILAVGRLVPEKGFHDLMDAFNYFQPPKYQFLNDGWKLAIVGSADHEDQYSLDLKEKARKNCDIVLTGFLAGKSLSELYSHAGLFVLPSYHEGLPIVLLEAMIYGLSCIASDIPANRNVELSENRFFKVGDPEALAITMKEFVGKPTNENERRKQIDTIAEKFDWEKIAEKTLKVFTDAIGGKK
- a CDS encoding IS1634 family transposase, with product MPIPDGETVRVRLDKIELRHPREWGASWLGLYVWNMLELDTFWRMRLPSSRKGTSWLNILKALVCYRLTDPGSEFRFHREWYVRSAIGDLLGEDYSLAQKDKAYRCLDLLLEHRDELFAYLKEKWGKLFGAKYDVLLYDLTSTYFESEPPPAGSGSKKRFGYSRDKRSDCVQVVVALVLTPEGFPVAYEVYPGNTRDTATLEEFLDRIEKQYGKFRRTWLMDRGIPTEEMLEKMRERGIDYLVVTPKGHLTRVEKPLLEQTWMRARESVRVKVLRQESEFYVYVESHDRVSKERAMRRRRLKRLWMGLRELRNRKALTRDDLLMHIGALKKEAGRDYRLVTISIPKPQEPVNENTFRFSLDRERLRQAYRREGRYLLRSNMQATAPETVWENYLLLTRIEQAFKDLKGSLPIRPIWHQ